One window from the genome of Pseudomonas sp. L5B5 encodes:
- a CDS encoding DUF2333 family protein has translation MLDWKNRADSAPDRAAQPKSATRSYFGTLLFSRALATLLGLYLLVTGALGWYWSEEPALFPVQQNAQIAAEKDGRQMVVGYTTVETLKTVVGTLLDKPGGYISNDRFPPGLWMDNMPSWEYGVLVQVRDLTRALRKDFARSQSQSAEDADLAKAEPRFNFDNKSWILPSSESEYQDGINSLSRYQARLSDPNQKTAQFYARADNLNNWLGDVGTRLGSLSQRLSASVGRVKLNTALKTEVPAPGQVPQVGEEIEETPWMQIDNVFYEARGQAWALSHLLRAIEVDFADVLAKKNATVSVRQIIRELEASQEPVWSPMILNGGGFGVLANHSLVMANYISRANAAVIDLRQLLNQG, from the coding sequence ATGCTGGATTGGAAGAATCGCGCAGACAGCGCTCCGGACCGTGCAGCCCAACCCAAGTCGGCGACACGCAGCTATTTCGGGACGCTGCTGTTCAGCCGCGCCCTGGCGACCTTGCTGGGTCTGTACCTGTTGGTTACCGGTGCCCTGGGCTGGTACTGGAGCGAGGAGCCGGCGCTGTTCCCGGTCCAGCAGAATGCCCAGATCGCTGCCGAGAAGGACGGGCGGCAGATGGTGGTGGGCTATACCACGGTGGAAACCCTCAAGACCGTGGTCGGTACCTTGCTCGACAAGCCGGGTGGCTATATCTCCAACGACCGTTTCCCCCCAGGCCTGTGGATGGACAACATGCCCAGCTGGGAATACGGGGTCCTGGTCCAGGTCCGCGACCTGACCCGCGCCCTGCGCAAGGACTTCGCCCGCTCCCAGTCGCAGTCCGCCGAAGACGCCGACCTGGCCAAGGCCGAACCGCGCTTCAACTTCGACAACAAGAGCTGGATCCTGCCGTCCAGCGAGTCGGAATACCAGGACGGCATCAATTCCCTGAGCCGCTACCAGGCGCGCCTGTCCGACCCGAACCAGAAGACCGCGCAGTTCTATGCCCGTGCCGACAACCTCAACAACTGGCTGGGTGACGTGGGCACGCGCCTGGGTTCGCTGTCCCAGCGCCTGTCGGCCAGCGTCGGCCGGGTCAAGCTCAACACGGCGCTGAAGACTGAAGTCCCGGCCCCGGGCCAGGTCCCGCAGGTGGGCGAGGAAATCGAAGAAACCCCATGGATGCAGATCGACAATGTGTTCTACGAGGCTCGTGGTCAAGCCTGGGCGCTGTCGCACCTGCTGCGGGCGATCGAAGTGGACTTTGCCGATGTGCTGGCGAAGAAGAACGCCACCGTCAGCGTGCGCCAGATCATCCGTGAACTGGAGGCTTCCCAGGAGCCGGTATGGAGCCCGATGATCCTCAATGGGGGCGGTTTCGGCGTGCTGGCCAACCATTCGCTGGTGATGGCCAACTACATTTCCCGGGCCAACGCGGCGGTCATCGATCTGCGTCAACTGCTCAATCAGGGCTGA
- a CDS encoding translation initiation factor Sui1: MAKKAASFAALGGLVFSTDAGRHCPDCSQPVAACICKQTVIPAGDGIARVRRESKGRGGKTVTTITGVPLAEDALKELATALKKRCGTGGALKDGVIEIQGDHVELLLAELVTRGFKAKKSGG, translated from the coding sequence GTGGCCAAAAAAGCCGCATCCTTCGCCGCCCTTGGTGGCCTGGTGTTTTCCACCGACGCAGGTCGACATTGCCCGGACTGTAGCCAGCCGGTGGCCGCCTGTATCTGCAAACAAACCGTGATTCCGGCCGGCGACGGCATTGCTCGCGTGCGCCGCGAAAGCAAGGGCCGTGGCGGCAAGACGGTGACCACCATCACCGGCGTGCCCCTGGCCGAAGACGCCCTCAAGGAACTGGCCACGGCGCTGAAGAAACGCTGCGGGACCGGTGGTGCCTTGAAGGACGGCGTCATCGAGATCCAGGGCGATCACGTCGAGCTACTCTTGGCGGAACTGGTCACTCGCGGTTTCAAGGCGAAGAAGTCCGGCGGCTAG
- a CDS encoding response regulator, with amino-acid sequence MTEPEDPSRERLKHHFAQRVIHQARQILEIWQRLQRSEWSSTDMSELCEANLRLLRFAERFEQPEHTQLARSISQSLEAVDANRGRLSSNLITDLNRLMQRLSRTGLRHGDQLEQTFLPPLRKPIYVMLQDHDRAERLAKQLEFFGLSAQSLDSIGAFRSSMLERLPAAIVIDVDFCSPGMGLTLAAEAQVGLEQKLPLLFFSLHETDTPTRLAAVRAGGQEFLTGTLEASSLLEKIEVLTCVAQYEPYKVLIIDDSRAQALHTERLLNSAGIVTRTLIEPIQAMAELADFQPDLIILDMYMPACTGTELAKVIRHNDRYVSVPIIYLSAEDDLDKQLDAMSEGGDDFLTKPIKPRHLITTVRNRAARARNLKARMVRDSLTGLYNHTHILQLLEDCCFRARRENKPLSFAMLDIDHFKRVNDSHGHPMGDRVIKSLALFLKQRLRKTDFIGRYGGEEFAIVMPDTDQDAACRVLDEIRQRFAEIHYPAQPQDLWCTFSAGVVQMQEDSDSLMMASQADEALYRAKHSGRNRVQSARQSSQSAIFSSDSTDSVITL; translated from the coding sequence ATGACCGAGCCAGAAGACCCCAGCCGTGAGCGCCTCAAGCACCACTTTGCCCAGCGGGTAATTCATCAGGCACGGCAGATCCTTGAGATATGGCAGCGGCTGCAGCGCAGCGAATGGTCGTCCACCGACATGTCGGAATTGTGCGAGGCCAACCTGCGCCTGCTGCGTTTCGCCGAGCGCTTCGAACAGCCCGAACATACGCAGCTGGCCCGCAGCATCAGCCAGTCGCTGGAGGCCGTGGACGCCAATCGCGGACGCCTGAGCAGCAATCTGATCACCGATCTGAACCGCTTGATGCAGCGTCTGTCGCGCACCGGTCTGCGCCATGGCGACCAGCTGGAACAGACCTTCCTGCCGCCACTGCGCAAACCAATCTACGTGATGCTGCAAGATCATGACCGGGCCGAGCGCCTGGCCAAGCAACTGGAGTTCTTCGGCCTCAGCGCCCAGTCCCTGGACAGCATCGGCGCATTTCGCTCGTCCATGCTCGAGCGCCTGCCGGCGGCCATCGTCATCGACGTCGATTTCTGCAGCCCCGGTATGGGCCTGACCCTGGCTGCCGAGGCCCAGGTCGGCCTGGAACAGAAACTGCCACTGCTGTTCTTCAGCCTGCACGAAACCGACACTCCGACCCGCCTCGCGGCAGTGCGCGCCGGTGGCCAGGAATTTCTCACCGGCACCCTGGAAGCCTCCAGCCTGCTGGAGAAGATCGAGGTGCTGACCTGCGTCGCCCAGTACGAGCCCTATAAAGTGCTGATCATCGACGACTCCCGGGCCCAGGCCCTGCACACCGAACGCCTGCTCAACAGCGCCGGGATCGTCACCCGTACCCTGATCGAGCCGATCCAGGCCATGGCCGAGCTGGCGGATTTCCAGCCGGACCTGATCATCCTCGACATGTACATGCCGGCCTGCACCGGCACCGAACTGGCCAAGGTCATTCGCCACAACGACCGCTACGTCAGCGTGCCGATCATCTACCTGTCCGCCGAAGATGACCTGGACAAGCAACTGGACGCCATGAGCGAAGGTGGCGACGACTTCCTCACCAAGCCCATCAAGCCACGCCACCTGATCACCACAGTACGCAACCGTGCAGCACGAGCGCGCAATCTCAAGGCGCGGATGGTCCGCGACAGCCTGACCGGGCTGTACAACCACACCCACATCCTGCAACTGCTGGAAGACTGCTGTTTCCGCGCCCGCCGCGAAAACAAGCCGCTGAGCTTCGCGATGCTGGACATCGACCACTTCAAGCGGGTCAACGACAGCCACGGCCACCCCATGGGCGACCGAGTGATCAAGAGCCTGGCACTGTTCCTCAAGCAACGCCTGCGCAAGACCGACTTCATCGGCCGCTACGGCGGCGAGGAGTTCGCCATCGTCATGCCCGATACCGACCAGGACGCCGCCTGCCGGGTACTGGACGAGATCCGCCAGCGCTTCGCCGAAATCCACTACCCGGCCCAACCCCAGGACCTGTGGTGCACCTTCAGTGCCGGGGTGGTGCAGATGCAGGAAGACTCCGACAGCCTGATGATGGCCAGCCAGGCGGACGAGGCCCTGTATCGCGCCAAGCACAGCGGACGCAATCGGGTGCAGAGCGCTAGGCAATCAAGTCAAAGTGCCATCTTTTCATCCGACTCCACTGATTCGGTCATAACCCTGTAA
- the speA gene encoding arginine decarboxylase produces the protein MSVRRTRKDDGSQWTVADSRSVYGIRHWGAGYFAINDAGRVEVRPNGPSSLPIDLFEQVEQLRKSGLSLPLLVRFPDILQDRVRQLTGAFDANIARLEYQSKYTALYPIKVNQQEAVIENIIATQNVSIGLEAGSKPELLAVLALAPKGGTIVCNGYKDREFIRLALMGQKLGHNVFIVIEKESEVGLVIEEAASLKVKPQVGLRVRLSSLASSKWADTGGEKSKFGLSAAQLLSVVERFRDAGLDQGIRLLHFHMGSQIANLADYQHGFKEAIRYYGELRNLGLPVDHIDVGGGLGVDYDGTHSRNASSINYDMDDYAGVVVGMLKEFCDAQSLPHPNIFSESGRSLTAHHAMLVVQVTDVEKHNDDVPAVENKEELPETVQWLVDLLGPTDIEMVTETYWRATHYMSDVAAQYADGKLTLAEKALAEQCYFAVCRRLHNSLKARQRSHRQVLDELNDKLADKYICNFSVFQSLPDTWAIGQVLPILPLHRLDEEPLRRAVLQDLTCDSDGKIKQYVDEQSIETSLPVHSVNEGEDYLLGIFLVGAYQEILGDMHNLFGDTDSVNIYQRANGSVYHAGIETHDTIEDMLRYVHLSPEELMTHYRDKVASARISAAERTQYLDALRLGLTRSSYLSS, from the coding sequence ATGTCCGTACGACGCACACGCAAAGACGATGGCAGCCAATGGACAGTTGCGGACAGCCGCAGTGTTTACGGGATTCGCCATTGGGGGGCCGGATATTTCGCGATCAATGACGCCGGTCGCGTCGAAGTTCGCCCGAACGGTCCAAGCAGCTTGCCCATCGATCTGTTCGAACAGGTCGAGCAATTGCGCAAAAGTGGTTTGTCCCTGCCGTTGCTGGTGCGTTTCCCGGACATCCTCCAGGACCGCGTGCGCCAGTTGACCGGCGCTTTCGACGCCAACATCGCGCGCCTTGAATACCAGAGCAAGTACACCGCCCTGTACCCGATCAAGGTCAACCAGCAGGAGGCGGTGATCGAGAACATCATCGCGACCCAGAACGTTTCCATTGGCCTGGAAGCCGGCTCCAAGCCTGAGTTGCTGGCTGTCCTGGCCCTGGCGCCCAAGGGCGGCACCATCGTCTGCAACGGCTACAAGGACCGCGAGTTCATCCGCCTGGCGCTGATGGGCCAGAAGCTGGGCCACAACGTGTTCATCGTCATCGAGAAAGAGTCCGAAGTGGGCCTGGTGATCGAGGAAGCGGCCTCGCTCAAGGTCAAGCCGCAAGTCGGCCTGCGGGTACGCCTGTCGTCCCTGGCTTCGAGCAAGTGGGCCGACACTGGGGGCGAGAAATCCAAGTTCGGCCTGTCGGCGGCGCAACTGCTGTCGGTGGTGGAGCGCTTCCGCGATGCCGGCCTGGACCAGGGCATTCGCCTGCTGCACTTCCACATGGGTTCGCAGATCGCCAACCTGGCCGACTATCAGCACGGCTTCAAGGAAGCCATCCGCTATTACGGCGAGCTGCGCAACCTCGGCCTGCCGGTGGACCACATCGACGTCGGCGGTGGCCTGGGCGTGGACTACGACGGTACCCACTCGCGCAATGCCAGCTCCATCAACTACGACATGGATGACTACGCCGGCGTCGTGGTGGGCATGCTCAAGGAGTTCTGCGATGCGCAGAGCCTGCCGCACCCCAACATCTTCTCCGAGAGCGGCCGCTCCCTGACCGCCCACCACGCCATGCTGGTGGTACAGGTCACCGACGTCGAGAAACACAACGACGACGTGCCGGCGGTGGAAAACAAGGAAGAGCTGCCGGAAACCGTGCAATGGCTGGTGGACCTGCTGGGTCCGACCGACATCGAGATGGTCACCGAGACCTACTGGCGTGCCACCCATTACATGAGCGACGTGGCCGCGCAGTATGCCGATGGCAAGCTGACCCTGGCCGAGAAAGCCCTGGCCGAGCAATGCTACTTCGCCGTGTGCCGTCGCCTGCACAACTCGCTCAAGGCCCGCCAGCGCTCCCACCGCCAGGTGCTGGACGAACTCAACGACAAGCTCGCCGACAAGTACATCTGCAACTTCTCGGTGTTCCAGAGCCTGCCGGACACCTGGGCCATCGGCCAGGTCCTGCCGATCCTGCCGCTGCACCGCCTGGACGAAGAGCCGCTGCGCCGCGCGGTGCTGCAGGACCTGACCTGCGACTCCGACGGCAAGATCAAGCAGTACGTCGACGAGCAGAGCATCGAGACCAGCCTGCCGGTGCATTCGGTCAACGAAGGCGAGGACTACCTGCTGGGCATCTTCCTGGTGGGTGCCTACCAGGAAATCCTCGGCGACATGCACAACCTGTTCGGTGACACCGATTCGGTGAACATCTACCAGCGGGCCAATGGCAGCGTGTACCACGCTGGCATCGAGACCCACGACACCATCGAAGACATGCTGCGTTATGTGCACTTGTCGCCCGAGGAGCTGATGACCCACTACCGCGACAAGGTGGCCAGCGCCAGGATCAGCGCCGCCGAGCGTACCCAGTACCTGGATGCCTTGCGCCTGGGCCTGACCCGCTCGTCCTACCTGTCGTCCTGA
- a CDS encoding NUDIX hydrolase: MVATPYDEAAHRAASDAEEIAWVDGEDQLLGAMVRSQLRERGLIGRGTYIMLFNSAGELCVHRRTLSKAIYPGYWDVAAGGMVLASESYAESAARELEEELGVSGVELTAHDHFFFEDTDNRLWCSAFSAVWDGPLRLQPEEVLEARFLPLDQVLREIHEKPYCPDSLAALQRYLARRR; encoded by the coding sequence ATGGTTGCAACCCCCTACGACGAGGCGGCTCACCGAGCCGCTTCCGACGCCGAAGAGATTGCCTGGGTCGATGGCGAAGACCAGCTGCTGGGTGCCATGGTCCGTTCGCAGCTGCGCGAGCGCGGCCTGATCGGGCGGGGTACGTACATCATGCTGTTCAATTCCGCCGGTGAACTGTGTGTGCACCGGCGCACCCTGAGCAAGGCCATCTACCCTGGTTACTGGGATGTCGCAGCGGGTGGCATGGTCCTGGCGAGCGAAAGTTATGCCGAGTCGGCAGCCCGGGAACTGGAGGAAGAACTGGGGGTGAGCGGGGTAGAACTGACTGCCCACGACCACTTTTTCTTCGAGGACACCGACAACCGTCTCTGGTGCTCGGCCTTCTCTGCGGTCTGGGACGGTCCGCTGCGCCTGCAGCCCGAAGAAGTGCTGGAAGCACGCTTCCTTCCGTTGGATCAGGTGCTGCGGGAAATCCACGAAAAGCCCTATTGCCCGGACTCCCTGGCCGCCTTGCAACGCTATCTGGCGCGACGTCGCTAA